A single region of the Streptomyces sp. ITFR-16 genome encodes:
- a CDS encoding glycoside hydrolase family 6 protein, whose product MSSRGTIMHGLRRRLAAVSALAMGAALAVAIPTTASAAARVDNPYVGATAYVNPDWSAKAAAEPGGSAIADEPGFVWMDRIAAIGGTPGAMSLREHLDTALDQGANLFQVVIYDLPGRDCAALASNGELGPTELDRYKDEYIDPISEILADPAYANLRIVTIIEPDSLPNLVTNAGGSAGSTEACATMKANGNYEKGVGYALHTLGAIPNVYNYVDAAHHGWLGWDTNFTPAAQEFKKAATSEGATVADVTGFIVNTANYSALKEPNVKITDSVNGTTVRQSKWIDWNYYVDELSFAQALRTELVSQGFASDIGMLIDTARNGWGGSDRPAGPGPTTGVDAFVDGGRVDRRIHAGNWCNQAGAGIGERPTTAPEPGIDAYVWAKPPGESDGNSAPVDNDEGKGFDRMCDPTYTGNGRNGNNLTGALPNSPLAGHWFSAQFQELVRNAYPPLDGTPGGSDDTQAPTAPTGVTATAKTGTSVSLSWTASTDDTGVTGYNVYRDGVQVGSSTTTSYTDTGLSASTAYSYTVKAKDAAGNVSAASSALSATTSAGGGTGTGAVKVQYKNTDSSATDNQIRMGLQLVNTGSTAVDLSTVKVRYWFTPESGASTFGTACDYAVVGCGTLTHSVKTAGSAAGASHYLEVGFGSGTLAAGASTGEIQLRLNKSDWSNFDESDDYSRSATTSYADAPKIGVYVTGALAWGTAP is encoded by the coding sequence ATGAGCAGCAGAGGCACCATCATGCACGGGCTACGCCGAAGGCTGGCCGCAGTCTCCGCCCTGGCCATGGGCGCGGCCCTGGCGGTGGCCATCCCGACCACCGCGTCGGCGGCGGCCCGGGTCGACAACCCCTATGTGGGCGCCACGGCCTACGTGAACCCCGACTGGTCCGCCAAGGCGGCGGCCGAACCGGGCGGCAGCGCCATCGCCGACGAGCCCGGATTCGTCTGGATGGACCGCATCGCGGCCATCGGGGGGACACCCGGCGCGATGAGCCTGCGCGAGCACCTGGACACCGCGCTGGACCAGGGCGCGAACCTGTTCCAGGTCGTCATCTACGACCTGCCGGGCCGCGACTGTGCCGCGCTGGCGTCCAACGGTGAGCTCGGTCCCACCGAACTCGACCGCTACAAGGACGAGTACATCGACCCGATCTCCGAGATCCTCGCCGATCCGGCCTACGCGAACCTGCGCATCGTCACCATCATCGAGCCGGACTCGCTGCCCAACCTGGTCACCAACGCGGGCGGTTCGGCGGGGTCCACCGAGGCCTGCGCGACGATGAAGGCGAACGGCAACTACGAGAAGGGCGTCGGCTACGCCCTGCACACCCTCGGCGCCATTCCCAACGTGTACAACTACGTGGACGCGGCCCACCACGGCTGGCTGGGCTGGGACACCAACTTCACCCCGGCGGCCCAGGAGTTCAAGAAGGCCGCGACGTCCGAGGGCGCCACGGTCGCCGATGTCACGGGCTTCATCGTGAACACGGCCAACTACTCGGCCCTCAAGGAACCGAACGTCAAGATCACGGACTCGGTGAACGGCACCACGGTCCGTCAGTCCAAGTGGATCGACTGGAACTACTACGTCGACGAGCTGTCGTTCGCCCAGGCGCTGCGCACCGAGCTGGTGAGCCAGGGCTTCGCCTCGGACATCGGCATGCTGATCGACACCGCCCGCAACGGCTGGGGCGGCAGCGACCGGCCCGCCGGTCCGGGGCCGACGACCGGCGTGGACGCCTTTGTCGACGGCGGCCGGGTCGACCGGCGCATCCACGCGGGCAACTGGTGCAACCAGGCGGGCGCCGGCATCGGCGAGCGTCCCACCACCGCCCCCGAGCCCGGGATCGACGCCTACGTGTGGGCCAAGCCCCCGGGGGAGTCGGACGGCAACAGCGCCCCCGTCGACAACGACGAGGGCAAGGGCTTCGACCGGATGTGCGACCCCACGTACACCGGTAACGGACGCAACGGCAACAACCTGACGGGCGCCCTGCCGAACTCCCCGCTCGCGGGCCACTGGTTCTCCGCGCAGTTCCAGGAGCTGGTGCGCAACGCCTATCCGCCGCTCGACGGCACCCCCGGCGGCAGTGACGACACCCAGGCGCCGACCGCGCCGACCGGCGTGACCGCGACGGCGAAGACCGGCACCAGCGTCTCGCTTTCCTGGACGGCGTCGACCGACGACACCGGCGTGACCGGCTACAACGTGTACCGCGACGGGGTCCAGGTGGGCTCCTCGACCACGACCTCGTACACGGACACGGGTCTGTCGGCCTCGACCGCCTACAGCTACACGGTCAAGGCGAAGGACGCGGCCGGCAATGTGTCCGCGGCCTCCTCCGCACTCTCCGCGACCACCTCCGCAGGCGGCGGCACCGGCACCGGTGCGGTGAAGGTGCAGTACAAGAACACCGACTCCTCCGCCACCGACAACCAGATCCGGATGGGCCTCCAGCTGGTCAACACCGGCAGTACCGCGGTGGACCTGTCCACGGTGAAGGTGCGCTACTGGTTCACCCCCGAGTCGGGTGCGTCCACGTTCGGCACCGCCTGCGACTACGCGGTCGTCGGCTGCGGAACGCTGACGCACAGTGTGAAGACGGCCGGTTCGGCGGCCGGTGCCAGCCACTACCTGGAGGTCGGCTTCGGCAGCGGCACCCTGGCGGCCGGCGCCTCCACCGGTGAGATCCAGCTCCGGCTGAACAAGAGCGACTGGTCCAACTTCGACGAGTCGGACGACTACAGCCGCTCGGCCACCACGAGCTACGCCGACGCGCCGAAGATCGGTGTGTACGTCACCGGCGCGCTCGCCTGGGGCACCGCTCCCTGA
- a CDS encoding glycoside hydrolase family 48 protein, producing the protein MLALGLAQGTAVAEPAAPTAGDGSRTAAADDPYTAAFLTQYGKIKAAANGYFSPDGLPYHSVETLMVEAPDHGHQTTSEAVSFWMWLEAAYGRVTGDWAPFNAAWTVAEKTIIPQHADQPTSDAYNPSSPATYAPEHPLPSGYPSALDGSVAVGTDPLATELAASYGTMDIYGMHWLMDLDNTYGYGNKPGTGGESGPGAGASFINTYQRGAQESVWETVPQPTTDLFAYGGPNGYLDLFVGDASYAKQWKYTNAPDADARAVQAAYWAYRWASEQGKESQVAASVAKAAKMGDYLRYAMFDKYFKRVGDCTDPSSCPAASGRDSQHYLLSWYYAWGGAAAGSGGGWAWRIGDGASHQGYQNPLSAWALSNVPALTPKSATARSDWSRSLTRQLEFLTWLQSSEGAFAGGCTNSWEGSYSKPPAGTPTFYGMAYDWQPVYHDPASNNWFGFQAWGMERVAAYYYVTGNATAEAVLAKWVAWASGETTVGADGTFRFPSTLNWTGQPDTWDPASPGSNAGLHVSVVDYANDVGVGAAYVKTLTYYAAKSGDEDAAALAKALLDAMALNTTDKGISVPETRKDYNRFDDEVYIPSGWSGTMPNGDPVEPGSTFIGIRSWYRDDPDWPRVQAYLDGGDAPVFTYHRFWAQAALALAFAIYAELLVEGGGEPGGDTEAPTVPGGLTVTGTTADSVSLSWSAATDNVAVTGYDVYRNGVLAGNAATRTFTDTGLSAATEYRYAVAARDAGGNTSALSAAVTATTRTGGGTGTGAVKVQYKNTDSSTTDNQIRLGLQVLNTGSAPVDLSTVKVRYWFTADGGPSTFGTYCDYAALGSSTITHAVAAVPSPKAGADRCLEVGFAGGAGTLAAGASTGEIQLRINKSDWSNFDESDDYSRAANTAYADASKIGAYVAGALAWGVEP; encoded by the coding sequence ATGCTCGCCCTGGGGCTTGCGCAGGGCACCGCCGTCGCCGAGCCGGCCGCGCCGACGGCCGGTGACGGCTCCCGGACCGCTGCGGCCGACGACCCTTACACCGCTGCCTTCCTCACCCAGTACGGCAAGATCAAGGCGGCGGCCAACGGCTACTTCAGCCCGGACGGCCTGCCCTACCACTCGGTCGAGACCCTGATGGTCGAGGCACCCGACCACGGCCACCAGACCACATCGGAGGCCGTCAGCTTCTGGATGTGGCTGGAGGCGGCCTACGGGAGGGTGACCGGGGACTGGGCTCCCTTCAACGCGGCCTGGACCGTGGCGGAGAAGACCATCATCCCGCAGCACGCCGACCAGCCGACCAGTGACGCCTACAACCCCTCGTCCCCCGCGACCTACGCCCCCGAGCACCCGCTGCCCAGCGGATACCCGTCCGCCCTGGACGGCTCGGTCGCGGTCGGCACGGACCCGCTGGCCACCGAACTCGCCGCGTCCTACGGGACGATGGACATCTACGGCATGCACTGGCTGATGGACCTGGACAACACCTACGGCTACGGCAACAAGCCGGGCACCGGCGGTGAGTCGGGGCCCGGCGCCGGGGCCTCCTTCATCAACACCTACCAGCGCGGTGCGCAGGAGTCGGTCTGGGAGACCGTTCCGCAGCCGACCACCGACCTCTTCGCGTACGGCGGCCCCAACGGCTACCTCGATCTGTTCGTCGGCGACGCGAGCTACGCCAAGCAGTGGAAGTACACCAACGCGCCGGACGCCGACGCCCGCGCGGTGCAGGCCGCCTACTGGGCGTACCGCTGGGCCTCCGAGCAGGGCAAGGAGAGCCAGGTCGCGGCCTCGGTGGCGAAGGCCGCCAAGATGGGTGACTACCTGCGCTACGCCATGTTCGACAAGTACTTCAAGCGGGTCGGCGACTGCACCGACCCGTCCTCCTGCCCGGCCGCCTCGGGCCGGGACTCCCAGCACTACCTGCTGTCGTGGTACTACGCCTGGGGCGGTGCGGCGGCCGGCAGCGGTGGCGGCTGGGCGTGGCGCATCGGGGACGGGGCCTCGCACCAGGGCTACCAGAACCCGCTCTCGGCCTGGGCCCTGTCCAACGTACCGGCGCTCACACCCAAGTCGGCGACGGCCAGGTCCGACTGGTCCAGGAGCCTGACCCGGCAACTGGAGTTCCTGACCTGGCTGCAGTCCAGCGAGGGCGCCTTCGCCGGCGGCTGCACCAACAGCTGGGAGGGCAGTTACAGCAAGCCGCCCGCCGGGACGCCGACGTTCTACGGGATGGCCTACGACTGGCAGCCGGTGTACCACGACCCGGCGAGCAACAACTGGTTCGGCTTCCAGGCGTGGGGCATGGAGCGCGTCGCCGCGTACTACTACGTCACCGGCAACGCGACGGCCGAGGCGGTGCTCGCCAAGTGGGTGGCCTGGGCGTCCGGCGAGACGACGGTGGGCGCCGACGGCACCTTCCGCTTCCCCTCCACACTCAACTGGACCGGGCAGCCCGACACCTGGGACCCGGCGTCCCCCGGGTCCAACGCCGGTCTGCACGTCTCGGTGGTGGACTACGCCAACGACGTCGGTGTGGGCGCCGCGTACGTCAAGACGCTCACCTACTACGCGGCGAAGTCGGGTGACGAGGACGCGGCGGCGCTGGCCAAGGCGCTGCTGGACGCGATGGCGCTCAACACCACGGACAAGGGCATCTCGGTGCCGGAGACCCGCAAGGACTACAACCGGTTCGACGACGAGGTGTACATCCCGTCCGGCTGGTCGGGCACCATGCCCAACGGGGACCCGGTCGAGCCGGGTTCGACGTTCATCGGCATCCGCAGCTGGTACCGGGACGACCCGGACTGGCCCAGGGTGCAGGCCTACCTCGACGGCGGGGACGCCCCCGTCTTCACCTACCACCGCTTCTGGGCGCAGGCGGCGCTCGCGCTGGCCTTCGCGATCTACGCGGAGCTGCTGGTGGAGGGCGGCGGCGAGCCGGGCGGCGACACCGAGGCGCCGACCGTGCCGGGCGGTCTCACCGTGACCGGGACGACCGCCGACAGTGTGTCGCTCTCCTGGTCGGCCGCCACCGACAACGTCGCGGTGACCGGGTACGACGTGTACCGCAACGGGGTGCTGGCGGGCAACGCGGCCACCCGGACGTTCACCGACACGGGGCTCTCCGCGGCCACCGAGTACCGCTACGCGGTCGCGGCCAGGGACGCCGGCGGCAACACCTCCGCGCTGTCGGCGGCGGTCACCGCCACCACGAGGACCGGCGGCGGCACGGGCACCGGCGCGGTGAAGGTGCAGTACAAGAACACCGACTCCTCCACCACCGACAACCAGATCCGGCTTGGTCTGCAGGTGCTGAACACGGGGAGCGCGCCGGTCGACCTGTCGACGGTGAAGGTGCGGTACTGGTTCACCGCCGACGGCGGGCCGAGCACCTTCGGTACGTACTGCGACTACGCGGCGCTCGGTTCGTCCACCATCACCCACGCGGTGGCCGCCGTGCCGAGCCCGAAGGCGGGCGCCGACCGCTGTCTGGAGGTCGGGTTCGCCGGGGGTGCGGGCACGCTGGCCGCCGGGGCGTCGACGGGTGAGATCCAGCTGCGGATCAACAAGAGCGACTGGTCGAACTTCGACGAGAGCGACGACTACAGCCGCGCCGCCAACACCGCGTACGCCGATGCCTCCAAGATCGGCGCCTATGTGGCCGGCGCCCTCGCCTGGGGGGTCGAGCCGTGA